One genomic window of Procambarus clarkii isolate CNS0578487 chromosome 43, FALCON_Pclarkii_2.0, whole genome shotgun sequence includes the following:
- the LOC123756021 gene encoding uncharacterized protein: protein MCCNTPSSSQRELGILTHAEASTSQELGILTHAEASTSQELGILTHAEASTSQELGILTHAEASTSQELGILTHAEASTSQELGILTHAEASTSQELGILTHAEASTSQELGILTHAEASTSQELGILTHAEASTSQELGILTHAEASTSQELGILTHAQASTSQELGILTHAEASTSQELGILTHAEASTSQELGILTHAEASTSQELGILTHAEASTSQELGILTHAEASTSQELGILTHAQASTSQELGILTHAQASTSQELGILTHAEASTSQELGILTNAQASTSQELGILTHAEASTSQELGILTHAEASTSQELGILTHAEASTSQELGILTHAQASTSQELGILTHAEASTSQELGILTHAEASTSQELGILTHAEASTSQELGILTHAQASTSQELGILTNAQASTSQELGILTHAEASTSQELGILTHAQASTSQELGILTHAEASTSQELGILTHAEASTSQELGILTHAEASTSQELGILTHAEASTSQELGILTHAQASTSQELGILTNAQANTSQELGILTHAEASTSQELGILTHAEEKFSILSNFYENRPNYLIRLQEGQDIINEADILRDSKNMKESLIGQVLNPLLMTSLGHKPQTNLDLDDLIIPDVIGDLPTKILSSMIFAHLENLARPGSFGSVIRETYRRNGLPEMDFPDQASSLSIIIALVDSNIIITPPTE, encoded by the exons ATGTGCTGTAATACTCCGAGCAGTTCACAGCGA GAGCTAGGCATCCTCACACATGCTGAGGCAAGCACGTCCCAGGAGCTAGGCATCCTCACACATGCTGAGGCAAGCACGTCCCAGGAGCTAGGCATCCTCACACATGCTGAGGCAAGCACGTCCCAGGAGCTAGGCATCCTCACACATGCTGAGGCAAGCACGTCCCAGGAGCTAGGCATCCTCACACATGCTGAGGCAAGCACGTCCCAGGAGCTAGGCATCCTCACACATGCTGAGGCAAGCACGTCCCAGGAGCTAGGCATCCTCACACATGCTGAGGCAAGCACGTCCCAGGAGCTAGGCATCCTCACACATGCTGAGGCAAGCACGTCCCAGGAGCTAGGCATCCTCACACATGCTGAGGCAAGCACGTCCCAGGAGCTAGGCATCCTCACACATGCTGAGGCAAGCACGTCCCAGGAGCTAGGCATCCTCACACATGCTCAGGCAAGCACGTCCCAGGAGCTAGGCATCCTCACACATGCTGAGGCAAGCACGTCCCAGGAGCTAGGCATCCTCACACATGCTGAGGCAAGCACGTCCCAGGAGCTAGGCATCCTCACACATGCTGAGGCAAGCACGTCCCAGGAGCTAGGCATCCTCACACATGCTGAGGCAAGCACGTCCCAGGAGCTAGGCATCCTCACACATGCTGAGGCAAGCACGTCCCAGGAGCTAGGCATCCTCACACATGCTCAGGCAAGCACGTCCCAGGAGCTAGGCATCCTCACACATGCTCAGGCAAGCACGTCCCAGGAGCTAGGCATCCTCACACATGCTGAGGCAAGCACGTCCCAGGAGCTAGGCATCCTCACAAATGCTCAGGCAAGCACGTCCCAGGAGCTAGGCATCCTCACACATGCTGAGGCAAGCACGTCCCAGGAGCTAGGCATCCTCACACATGCTGAGGCAAGCACGTCCCAGGAGCTAGGCATCCTCACACATGCTGAGGCAAGCACGTCCCAGGAGCTAGGCATCCTCACACATGCTCAGGCAAGCACGTCCCAGGAGCTAGGCATCCTCACACATGCTGAGGCAAGCACGTCCCAGGAGCTAGGCATCCTCACACATGCTGAGGCAAGCACGTCCCAGGAGCTAGGCATCCTCACACATGCTGAGGCAAGCACGTCCCAGGAGCTAGGCATCCTCACACATGCTCAGGCAAGCACGTCCCAGGAGCTAGGCATCCTCACAAATGCTCAGGCAAGCACGTCCCAGGAGCTAGGCATCCTCACACATGCTGAGGCAAGCACGTCCCAGGAGCTAGGCATCCTCACACATGCTCAGGCAAGCACGTCCCAGGAGCTAGGCATCCTCACACATGCTGAGGCAAGCACGTCCCAGGAGCTAGGCATCCTCACACATGCTGAGGCAAGCACGTCCCAGGAGCTAGGCATCCTCACACATGCTGAGGCAAGCACGTCCCAGGAGCTAGGCATCCTCACACATGCTGAGGCAAGCACGTCCCAGGAGCTAGGCATCCTCACACATGCTCAGGCAAGCACGTCCCAGGAGCTAGGCATCCTCACAAATGCTCAGGCAAACACGTCCCAGGAGCTAGGCATCCTCACACATGCTGAGGCAAGCACGTCCCAGGAGCTAGGCATCCTCACACATGCTGAG GAGAAATTTTCAATCTTATCAAACTTTTATGAAAATAGACCTAATTATCTCATACGGCTTCAGGAAGGGCAAGATATAATTAACGAAGCTGATATATTACGAGATAGCAAGAACATGAAAGAGAGC CTTATAGGCCAGGTGCTCAACCCCCTTCTGATGACGTCACTGGGCCACAAGCCGCAGACAAATCTTGACCTTGATGACTTAATAATTCCTGAT GTAATTGGTGATCTACCAACAAAGATCCTGAGCAGCATGATCTTTGCTCACTTAGAAAACTTAGCAAGGCCAGGGTCATTTGGATCCGTGATCCGTGAAACGTACAGGAGGAATGGTCTCCCAGAAATGGACTTCCCAGACCAGGCTTCCTCCCTTAGCATCATAATAGCCCTGGTGGACAGCAATATCATCATAACTCCCCCAACTGAGTAA